The Vigna radiata var. radiata cultivar VC1973A chromosome 6, Vradiata_ver6, whole genome shotgun sequence DNA segment CCAAACATAAATAATTCCCTCCAACAAACTTctccatataatcaaatttgaaaaataaagtttatcaTAATCTATTTTGCAAACTCTAATCCAAACATGGACTTACTCAACATcctaaaaaattgtgaataccACACGCagaaagtgaaattaaaattgggCTCAACCCAAACAACAAAAAACCGAAATGCATCTCAGACCtgactttttaaataattatcatagaAGTCAATAACTATACCATATATGGCCATCATACATTGGATGAAAAAACTTATACACTATcaacatagaattttaattgtAAGATGCATACAACGCAAAGATAAAATGTATGATCTAGAACCAGATCCAATACTGATAACATcggaaaaaatattaaaattctaaacAATAAGTTCAATTACATCTTCTAAACTGGTCCttaatatactttatttttaataattcttttaacattttcCCTGCCCCCAGTTCGCATGTTATTCCAAGTTCCATGGGAGAAAATTTACAAGTATTCATAATCCTTCACAACAAATTTTCATCCTCCCTGTCCTCACTCAAACTTCCAGTCAACTTCTGGTATTCAAATCCTACATTTTGGACTGTCAAACTGCatgtcaaatataaaaatgaatgcGCAGAGGTTTTTTGTTCTCTTCCCCAATATCAAAGAAGAACGAGTCAAGAACGAGGTAACAATATTAAGAAGTCTAGAGTGCAGATCTGAAATGCACTCAAGGTTGGTTTTTAGGAGGAAAGTTCCAACTAACTGCACCCAGGTCATCTGTAGAACTAAGCTAACTAAATCCATGTAAAGGTGCAAGTTATGAACTTTTCGCAATACCAAAAACTAGTGCAGGATTAAATGAAAATGGATACACAGAAACAGGATATCTTACTTTTGCCAATGTTTAGAATTTAGCTTGAACTCGCTCATTGTAGATAGGAGAAAGGACCAAGCAGATATGATGGCAGTTATTAATAGAGCAGAAGGTTTGACTGCAACTACCTAAACAATAGAATAGCTAAGGAAGTAAATTTAAGGTAGAAAAGTTAGGAGCgctaatatagaaaaaaaaagtgcaataatatttgaaaataaaacaattattaatagAGATGCGTAAAACTTTGGATTAATagcaaaatagaaataaaactaacagtatgtttgaaaaaaatgccTACATTGGAACCTAATCTGGGATGAATCACTCGCCACAGTATGTCCATTGATTTCTCTGTTTCCTCTTTATCATTACCACCAACAAAAGTGATTATAGCCAAGCATCCCAGCAACTATAGAAATAAATGGCATTGAAGAGAAAAGATTCAGAATCAGTGTCTCTGATTAATCATAAGGCAAATTTTTAGTACAGAAGTCTTTCCAAAATATTCAAACTCCTACTTACTGTTAAAATTCATGAGAAAGCAAAACATGAGAAAGTGACAGAAAGTTGAGAGTATTGAGAAATCTTTGGTATTTTGATATCTAACCACTGAGAGCTTGTCCTGAGTTTATATATACTTCTAGAATCAGTTGAAACTGTAATAATTAGTTACAACTGATTAGAAACAAAAACACGACAAAAAACTGACTTCTGAAAGCCTGGTGGGCTTGGTATTCATGGCCCCAATTTACAAAAGAGAACAACAGCTACAATAGCAACAAAGTAATCTGCATCTCGCTAATACTTACTGAAGGAATTTTTGTGAAATCTGATTTAGATGTGAGAAATTCATCAAGAGGACGAACTGTTTCCTCAAATATTTCCCTTGCACGATTATCACCACATCCAACAGTCAGAGACAGCAAACctacaaaataatcaaattatatgtttaattatatgaatgaaGGCAACATTATACATTCATAAGATGATCCAAATCTTACCAATGACATGTGATGCCAAAGCTATCTCCTTTGCAGATGCTTTTTTGGATCCCTTCTTTATTGAAGCAAGACAGAGATGCAATAAAGTAGCAAATCTGATAGAGGAAAGGACCTCAAGATTAGAAACATCATATTTATTGCAATAAATAAACCGATGGGCAAGATATCACATCTCTGTACTGAACACAAATACTTTTGACATTGTAACTATCCAGTACTAACCATCCTATTGAAGGataggaaatgtgggatgtgaAAAGCCAATCGAAAGTGACAATAGCCGCTAAAGAATTACTGCTAAATCAAATTTTAGCTTTCGAACTAAATTGAAATTCCGGACTTCCCCAAGTTGACTTCATCCTTTATATGCAATCTCTTAGAAAGGAAATATAAGTCCGACTTAATTAAACCTTCGGCTTGTAAAGTGATATCTGCTCTTACTTATATACtgtattttattcatatctCTAGACATTGTGGGATCTCCAACACAATCAAAATATAGTTAAACTCAAAGCCAAAAAGGTATCTTCTTAAGGCTAATGAAGAGCTTGCTAGGAATCAGAAAAACTCCAATACAAGACATGTGGCTAGGTTGGACAAAGCACATGTATCAATTTTCTTTATGTTGCTTTAGCAAGTTGTAACACATACAATGCAATTAGGTAAATAAATGATACAATAGAAAGAAGCAGAGTTAAATAACGTAAAACTCGTTAGTTGCTTACTTCTTATCCACAAACTGATGCTGCAAGTTACTACTGAATGCCCCAACGATCACCGACAATGCTCTCTCCCTCGTGGAACTCCTTTATTTCCAAAACAAAAGCGAACAAAATTTATACATGCATTGATAGTGTACAAATCTTTTACACCATAAACCATCATGTACAGTAAgttcttaaattaataataactaaCTAGGCTGAAAGTCATACCAATGGAGATTTTCCACCAGTTGAGTTTACTCGTAAACTAAAACatgttataattttagatttggAATTTGCAGCTGTAAACCAAGTACCTTTTCTCGTCCAAGGCATCGAGAGCATGATCGAGGAGAGCGTCTTGATCGAAGAGCACTTCTTCGTTCCCTGAGACGGAGACGTGATCAGTTCGCGAAGTTGACGACGAACTCACACTACTACTATCGTCGTCGCTATCCAACATTGCAGCATTTTTACGTTGAGAATTACCTACTCATACATAACCGAAACACAGCACAAAAGCAACCAgcaatttcattcaattcaaagtCCATAATTCATTCGCCTCGACGTCATAATAACAGCACTTAACATGCTCATATTAGTCAGTCAGTTGAACAACTAAGCAATTTCAATTAATACGCAATGGATCCaataataaagaagaagaataaacccaagaaaattaaatataacatgaTATGGTTGTTTGCTCTTACGCTTTCCCATAACGGCAACGGTGCAAACGCTGTTGTTGAGTACAGAGCGTTAGAAAATGTTACGAGATGGAATGGAAATGCGATGGAAAGGTGTGAGAAGGAGGGAATTGAAGAGAACGGAATTGGAAGAGAAGGAGGATGAGAGAGATAGGTAGAATGGTGAATGATGAGCCATGAAAATtcagaagaagaaacagaagagAGAGAGTTTGTTTGGTTTTATCTGTGATGAAAAATGAAGAAGGGTGTGTGGCGTGTTCTTGTGCTTGCTGTGCTGGGTGGAAGCTTGAAAGGGAATTATTCAAACGGGTGGTGTGGAATATTCGGAACTTGGTGTGCCTCTTGTGGAGTGATTACGTGGCACATCACAAACCATTGACATAAATGAATTTtgtcattctattttttttttctttttagagctAACTTTTGTAATTATACACATTTTGGACATTTTGGAATAAaggaagtgaaaaaaaaaatagttaaattagaTGTTGTGTGGGAGGAcaataagagaaaaaagagaataaaattgataattttaattctttgatttattaatatttattaatgtagttaatttttttttaattttaaaaatacgtgaatttaattttttaactattttattaagtttaactgatattttaaaataataatatttgagttatttaattttttaacatttttttaatattaattgaaaaacgtgtttaaaattttatatagatttaaatacaaaaattaaaagtgaaaaatgaaattatcttaaatgagtaattttaattttcactaaatattaaaaacagaaaatatatttaacctttgttaataatagtaatatttacTGATCTTTACTTAAACTTTCAacttataaaattcatttataaaatttgtaaatatgaaATCCGTATTCACATTCATCCTCGATATAAAGtaaagtataataaattatattaaataagataatttacaATAAATCCTATCTCCTTCTATTTTTCTTACGTTGTATATAATAAtgtgttaataattattaaaagaaaaaagcaaaagataaaaatgtcAAGACTATTTCACAAAAGTTGTGATAATTTGACGGAATtctttagttttgatttttattgtttaacttagCATGTTATTGCATATTTAACGGatgataaaaatacaaggataaaattcaaaaagaaaatacagaCGTGCTGATTTTGTTAACCTTCACGTTAAACATGTTTGTTTATTAACAAGAGGGTtagttgaattaattaatgtaaatatgTTGAACGAGTACCAACTTTTTGTCTGTATTAAGTGCTTATTTTAGATTAGTCTAAGATGGAACCTACAAGGAGTCATTAAAAGTAAAGTGAAGTCGTGATTAGGTATGTGTTTATGTAATGTGAAGCGgggtatttttttaaaataaggttttaaaCTCTCTTTTGTCTctgaattaagttttaatatttagtttagtCCTTGCTTCTAAAAATgtcaacaaatttataaataacaaatcacttaatgaaaaacttctaatttgttaataaataggactgtttgatacatttttcaagAACTAAAAGTTGACACTTTTAAAATTGAGCACTacactgaacatcagaacttaattttaatttagaaggtttaaaccaaacaaaaaatagtaataagtaactattaattatattcatttttttatttttttaattgaaaaattatttatcaatattttatagttaactaattacaatatttcattaaatagattaatttattacataacATTGGTaatatttgacaaaattttTATCAACTGTAATCATCATTACggaattttaataatattctaCAGAAATAACAcgtgtttaaaaaatataatatgttaatataatgtaatatttctgttacaatgttaatttcttttaacataaattCTCTCAATAcctttagttttaataaaaaaaatcaaaatgttttttgtttggattcaaataaaaataaaataaatttcatacataaaatttgttatactctacaaaagaaaaagctgtaattaaatcacttttaaaacagAACatgaaattattacttttaattactGACATCATTTCATAACTTTCATGAAAAGAGAATTGAATAAtgcaataatatataatataatacaaatatgcCCAGAAAATAGTAGTAGTGTTTTAGTTTAGCTGAAGCTGTGCAAGAACATTGACATGTTTCATAATTCATATCATGCCAATATATATAACGAAATCTTCATTGTATATTATcactattattaataaatataaagttgtaataaaaaaaaaaacataaacattcatgttatatatatcaaaacGATAAAATTATTCGAGAAAATAGGAGATTAGTGGATAAGGAATAAGTTAGgtcaaatttatcttttatttattctatcTTATTTTATGAACATGAAACTTAAGAACATATGCTTCAATTCCACCTACATACCAATTGATTAGGACGATGTTTTCTGTATTGATTCAAAATCAagtcattatttaaataaaaaaaagaatatgaaataaaatattgttaatttaGCAGTTTAACATAATGTATCACTCATCAAGCTTTCTTCGCTGAAAATACAGAGTATTTTCAGATCATCAATTCATCATCAGGATTTAGAGGCTCACTGAAAGTAAACTTAGCATGTTCTACCAATTCCTACATAccagaaagagagagagagaaaggtgtTATATACTTTAAGCTCTGAAGAGATTAATTCTGTGTCTATGAACTGCTTTTGcagaaaaaacaaagaagaaattaGACTGGACAGAACAAGGAATATCTAAAACAAgaatcaattttcaaatttttagagAAATGCAGGCTGATTTTTGCAACCATAACCAGAAATCATATGCAACAACCTCTTCCAATGTTGTCAAAATCGCAATCTCGGATAGTAGAATCGCACGATTTAACGATTCGGCTCGTAGAATCGTACGATTCTACGATTTAAGATCGTTACGACTCAGCATCAAACATTCAAATGGTAATTTTAATTGGAAAATGGAACGACCCGATTTAAAGGCTAAACCCAAAACCCCTATGCATCATATCGCACACCTCCACCGTTTAACCTAAACCTAAATTTGAGCCACCCAGAAACCCTAGCTTCTTTGCCCTGCCTGCGAATCTGCGCATCCTGTCACTTTTTCGCTTCCACTGAAAATGGCGAAAAGACACGGGGAGGAATTGAACGACACTCGAATCATTGAGAAGAGAAGAACCATGAGCGTTGAATCCAGTAGCAACGTGGATTTGAGAGAGGAAGCGTGTAGGCAAATTGCTAGGTTTTTCTACGTCAATGCCATTCCCTTGGAGGTTGCAAAAGGTGAAGCTTTTCAGAAAATGGTCAACCTTATTGCAGGCCCGGGGTTCAAGCCACCCTCTTATGATGAACTTAGAGGGAAATATTTGAAGCAAGAAGTTGCTGAGATCAAGGAATCAATAGAGGCGCATAAAGCTGAATGGAAGACGACAGGATGTTCTGTCTTGATTGATGATTGGACTAATAGCTATGGGATCACTATTTGCAATTTCTTTGTTAACAGCCCGAAAGGTActgtttttcttaaatctcttaaTGCATCTGAAAACTGCAAAACTGTTGATGGCATTTTTGCAATGATTGATGGCATTGTTGAGGAAGTCGGGGAAGAAAATGTTGTTCAAGTTGTTACTAGGAATGAATCTAACTATAGAGCTGCTGGGAAAATGTTGGTGAGCAAAAGGAAGAGACTTTTTTGGATGCCTTGTGCTATTGATAGCATTAATTTGATGGTGGAGGATTTCGTGAAAAAGTTATAGATCCATAGAGACACAGTTGCAAATGGAAGGAGAATTACATCTTTTATATACTCAAGAAGTTGTCTGGTTTCTTTGTTGCATCATTTTACTAAGGGTAAAGATTTGATTAAACCAGGAGTGACTAAATTTGCCACATGCTATCTAACTTTGAAGTGTCTCCATGAAAACAAGGGGGCATTGGAGAAGATGTTTACATCCAAACAATGGAAATCCAGTCCTTTTTCTGGAACAACAGGTGGGAAACTCGTTCAAAGTCTCGTTATGGATGATAAGTTTTGGAAAAGTGTTGTGGTTTGCTTGGTTGGCGCTAGTCCTCTGATCAAGGTGCTTCATTTGGTGAGTTTGGACCAGAAACCAGTCATAGGTTTCATTTATGATGAAATGAAGAGAGTAA contains these protein-coding regions:
- the LOC106765088 gene encoding interferon-related developmental regulator 1 isoform X1 codes for the protein MGKRNSQRKNAAMLDSDDDSSSVSSSSTSRTDHVSVSGNEEVLFDQDALLDHALDALDEKRSSTRERALSVIVGAFSSNLQHQFVDKKFATLLHLCLASIKKGSKKASAKEIALASHVIGLLSLTVGCGDNRAREIFEETVRPLDEFLTSKSDFTKIPSLLGCLAIITFVGGNDKEETEKSMDILWRVIHPRLGSNVVAVKPSALLITAIISAWSFLLSTMSEFKLNSKHWQNSISYLSSLLDKEDRPVRIAAGEALAVIFENGIIEKFSADSKGASAMNQEEINLQESYVHLQGLKRKVINQVKNLSVEAGGKGSAKKDLNNQRNLFRDIVEFFEYGYSPEVSMKIGGDSLQTSSWSKMIQLNFLKHFLGGGGFIKHMQENEFLQDVFNFTPKRRYLNNNEHRMSSGEKRMFKSPNSVQNKARTQLLNKQRLLSEGRNLGHYAASMVDDEAF